The Lycium barbarum isolate Lr01 chromosome 4, ASM1917538v2, whole genome shotgun sequence nucleotide sequence TTCCTTCTCTTTTGGCAAAACAGTATTGTTTTTTTAGAAAGTGGCAACACCAATGATACATGCTAAATGCCTTGGTGAACATTTTGGCCCATGTCATTTGCActaattgattgttgaattatttCATGCATGGAATTTGACAATGGTTCGATTTTTGAAGGAGACTCAATGCAGGAGCCCGTGGTGTCTCTGCTTGCTGGCCCTAATAGGCGCGGCTTTACTTCTTTAGAGGTTgttcagaaaaataaaaacaatatcTGCATGACCAAAGAGAACACATTCCCAAAACCACCATGAATCTCATGTAGAATTGATGAGTAAATCACTGAAAGGAATTTCTTTCATGTATGAATTACTAATTAGGCTATTTGTTTTATGTTTATTTGATCCTTTTCGCTTAAAGGATAATCCAAGAATTGCAAGTTCTTTGGCATTATAGTTCATATTAAATGGTTCAGGTAGCTCAGTTAGCTCATGACCTTAAGATTGTAGGTTCGAATCGTATTTTGGCTTAATCAATGGAACATTGTTCACTGCCTGCGACAGAAGGCTAGTTCAAACCCATCTACAAAATGGCGCTAGTATTCAGTTGGTTTACTATTGTACTCACTTCAGCATTGACTTGCatgaattatatgcaaagttagATATGTGTTTTAAAACAAGTAAAAGGTTCAGATTTGACAGAGAATAACTTCATCTGCTACCTATAACCTTTAGGTTGTAGCATTGTTATGCGTTCATCTACTGTAATTGGTTTATTACTTGCCATCAGAAATCTAGTTGCCATCACAAATGATGATCATTTTGCTTGTCTTGGCCCAACCTTTGTTCTGTGCTCCTGAGTACTCAATCTGATGCTGGTACATTCTAAGTGCATGTCCAACAATGAACTCAAGCTTCACAACATTGTGAGTTAGCATGTCCAAAATTCATTCAAAATGGGCTAAAAATAACAAAAACTGCATAAAGTTTACTTTGAATATGAGTTCATCTTAAAATTTATTAGTTGCCGTAACTTGGGCTCATCATGCTATACTCGCGAGGAAGGAAAAACGAGCAGTTTACTCTTTAGTAGCTACCGTTGTACTGGCTCTAGTATTCACAGGCTTTCAAGGAATGGAATATTATCAAGCACCCTTCACTATTTCGGATAGTATTTATGGTTCTACCTTTTTCTTAGCAATTGGCTTTCATGTGATTATAGGTACTATTTTCTTGCACAGTTTAGCTTAAATCTAACGAGTAAAGTTTGTTAAATAtttgacaaaaataaaaaatgctCACTTTTGCGAAATTTAAAGGGCCAATACTAATCAGGAGTATGTTTAAGGAATTATTTTAAACATACCCAAATATAAGAGATCATTTTTATCATTTCTCATGAAAAACTAACTCTTCAcctccttttctttttcctttttttgaaaTTTATCTATTTGAAATTAGAGCTTACTGACTCAACTAATTTGAATTTGAGTCGCATATGACCAATAACACTCCCTACTAGAGTTTTTTCATTTTTAGGGTTTGAATTTGAGACCACCTATTTAAGGGTGGAAGTATTTCAAATTTTATTCATCCCATCACCCTCTCTAAATGACCTGCTTCCTAACTTTGGTTAAACTCGTCGACGACTCGGGGTTAATTATCTTGGACCAAAGGTGTCCCATTTTGTACGTTTAAAAGGTTTTATTTCTTCAGTGTCGTATAAGAAGGACGAATAAATAAATCCCTAAACTTAAGGGGTCATAAGCAACAAATTCTCTTACTAGTTTTAAAGAATAGCCCAAACACTCTGGAACAACATTTTACTTCTCTCTGCACTTGCTTTGGAACCTAAACCCCTACAATAGCAAAAGATCGAACAAAAACCAAAACAAAAACGGAGCTCCATCTAAGCCACAACACAAATCAAAATCCAAAATAAAGGAAAATTCGGAATTTGAACTAGAGAAGTGAAAAAACTGAGCGCTTTTGGTCCCTGTCATACCAAACTCAGATTGTTAAATTTAACTGGAAAtgcgcaatttttttttaactagaAATACCAGAAGTCTCCGTTAAAATTTCAGAATGCAACATAAAAAACTATAGCAGGCACAAAAAATAGaccaaaaataataaaaaatgcaCCTAAAAATAGTTACACGAGGCTCTTGAAATAGATCAAAAATTCAACATTGAGTTCCAGTTAAACATTTTCAATTTTCACAGTTCCGATTCAATTAATAATTAGAGTTCCATAAATATTCGATGGAGACCAAAATTGCTCGCTTTTGGCGAACTTAAAGAACTAAAACTACTAAAGTGATATttaagagactattttgaacTTTACTACCAAAGATAAGagactatttttgtcattttctcaaaTCCAACAAGGTTCATCTTGGATTGGACCAAAAGTGTCCTATTTTGTAAATGTTAAGGATTTTATTCGTTCAATGTCATATAAAAGGAACAAATAAATCAATCCCTAAACTTAAGGGGTCATAAGTGACCAATTCCTTTACTAGTCTTAAACAATAGCCCGAACACTAACAACATTTCGCTTACTCCTCTCTACACTTGCAGTGAACCTAAACCCCCTTCACCGTTAATGCCACAAAGGCCAGTTTTGGAACATTTTATCATTTCAAAATAGAAAATCATATTTATGTAGATACTAAATGGGGTAGGTATCTTCGCCCAATAAGAGCACGACACatgactttttaaaaataaaaaataaaattttaacgaTAAAGATAAATATAGGTAGTTTTAACGGGTGAGAGATTATATATAACTTTAAAATGTAAGTGCCGGGTATATCTGGtttacttttttttcttcttttataatAGAGGGGCGAATATGACCCTTTCCGTttaagggtcaaaaatacccctttaTTTTGGGAAAGGACTAAAAATGTTCTCATTATAAATTTGAGTAAAAAATATCCCTcatgtcattaaagttttcaaatatactcctATCTCAACGGAAATCTCTAACATGattcgattttatttttaaattcgcTCCATTTAAACCCTACCCAAATACATACAAGTtcatatgcgaccaacttgttccTGAGTACTACATCTGAAGTCACTAGGCACAGAAATGGGTAATTCATATAAGTTTTTTTATTTAATTGAGCctgatttaaaaataaaattagattATAGTGATGATTTTTATTAAAATGGggatatatttaaaattttagtgACGAAAGAGATATTTTTGACTTAAATTTAAAATGGAGAATATTTTTAGCGTTTGAAAAAAAAGAGCTGAGTagtgtttttgacccttttcctttAAAGAGTAACCCAAGCACTTGATGTTTCGCGAACTCCTCGACTGCACTTGCTTTGGAACCTAAACCCCAAAAATGGCAAAAGAGCGATCAAAAACTCCAGAAAACGAAAACGGAGCTCCATCAAAGCGACAACACaaatcaaaatccaaaagaaagaaTGAATCCGAGTCCGAAACAGAATCCGAATCCGAACCGGAAGGAGACGTGAGAAAACACAGGAGAAAgagaagccgaagccgaagccaaAGTCGAAGTGGAAGTTCTCGGAGAAAATCACGAGATGATTACACGGACTCAGATTCGGGTAGTAGTTCGGAGTATTCGGAGACGGAGTCGGAAGAGGAAAGGAGGCGTAGAAAGAGGAGAGAGAGGAAGAGAAGAGAGGAGCAAAGGAAGCTGAGGAAAGACAAGGAGAAGAAAAGgaggaagaaggagaaggagaagaaggagaggaagaagaaaaagaaagagaagggaaAAACTGGTGCTGTTACTAACTCTTGGGGTAAATATGGAATTATCAAAGAAACTGATATGTGGTGAGCTTGTAATTacttctcttttcttttaattttaaggggtagggtttagttattccattttctacCCGCATAAAAATAATGCGTGAATACTTGGTGTGCTGAATTTTATACAAAACAAATAAAaagctaccaaacatggtattagCTATGCtagttttaatacatgaataactcccTTCCTAACCAgcaccaaatgaccccttagaGTTATGGAGGTATTAGTAATATAAGCAttagttatgagggaatctatatattattttatgcagggtttaattattcatgtagttagttattccatcttctatccTGCATTAAATAATACTACATAGACTCTTCAAAACTTGTACATGTACTATTAGTTATGTTTTTTTCTAAAGTGCAAACCAAACACAGTAGTAAATTTATATATGAATAACTTACCGcctaactagctaccaaacatggtattacTTATGTCGGatttaatacctgcataactcacCTCCCAAATCAGCTACCAAGCGACTCCCAAGTGTTACTTCTCTTTCATATTACAGTCAAATTGTAAGGAGTTACTTGTAATTATCTTTTGAGTGTGTTCCatttggaaaatgttttccataaAATAAGTATCTTTTGAAATAATATTTCCTAAAAAAAGTTTACTGAAGATTGACAATGATGTTAGAGGATTGGATAGTGTTTTAGTGAAACTTTTGAGTATTATGAATTGATAAATGCTTAAATGTTGGTTGGAGAAGTGATTTGAAGTATACTAGTAACTGATATGTGGTGAGCTACTTTTCTCCTTTCCTAGCTTCATCTTTTaatttaaggggtcgtttggttgctggttaggaagGGAGTTATTCATGTGTTAAAACTAGCATGGCTAATGTCATGTTTGGTAGCTTTTTAGTTGTTTTGTATAAAATTCAGCACACCAAGTACGGAGGTCTAAGTTATGAGTCAATTCACGTATTATTTTATGACGGGTAAGAAAATGGAGTAACTAAACCTTGCATAACTAATCCCTACCTTTCTAATacatgcataactctaaccaacatccaaacgacccctaagtgttACTTCATGAGAGCATACTAGTATTACTTATGTTTCGTAGTACAGTCAATTTGTAAAGAGTTACTTGTAATTATCTTTTAAGCTGTCCCGTTTGGAAAGTGTTTTCCACAAAATACGTCATTTTAGATAATATTCCTGGAAAATGCTTTCCAATGTTTGGCTGGTGAGTGAAAATTATTAGGAAAACAAAGTTTATTGAAGATTGACAATGATGTTAGAAGATTGGATAATGTTTTAGTGAAACTTTTGAGTATATTGATTAATGCTTAAATGTTGGTTGGAGATAGTGATTTGAAGTATACTAGTAAAAGAAGATGACTTCTCTTTTggtgaaaatattttctttggaTAATATTTTCTGATAGCCGAACACTAGACAATCACTTATCATCCCAAAAGCATTTTCCGAAAGACTAAATACTTGATTGTAAGCAAGCCGGTTCTGTAAATATTTTCTGCACTATGCATAGAATTTTTGTCCCTATTTGTTTGAGCATCAACATATCCAAAAATAAGACGCACGATTAATTTTCTTTTGTCAATGTCATTGTCCTTAAAGTGAAGATGGtcatttttattatagaaaaaaATATATGCCCCAAATCCTAATCGTTTGTTCAAGCTTAGAATGAGGCGGATGGATTTTGGAGTTATAACCATATGATTTGTAATCATTCAcgcatcttcttgatgcctttTTAATACAACaacttacttcatcaaaaaaaaaaaaagaatgaggcGGATGGATTTCTTGTAAGTATGAAGTGTACCAAGTCTAGTGACCTTTGAGCTTTAGGCCTAGGCAAGAATAAGTGTGAGATTTAGGACCATTGGTTTTAGAGAACTCCTAATTTACCTTAAGACTTTCCTTCCGGCCTTGTTGTGAAAGCGGGAATTCACTCTTGCGTTCTCTCGGGTAAGTCAGTCTCGCTCTCTCCTGGTTGTGTTTGTGAAATGTAGTTTGGAagaggtgtgtgtgtgtgggggggggggggggggtagcacTAATATTGCTTCATGCTTAAAATGTCAGCGTCCGGAAAAGGCTCAAGGGGCTTGCTCAAATAAGCTGATGAAAAGGAGTTACAGATTAGTGGAATAGGATTGATAGTTATGGATCTTTACCTTTTTAAGGTGCAAAGATGTACATGTTTTTCTTATGAATTAGTCggtctagtggtcaatgaagtgggtgtAAACCTTGGAGACCAAGGCTCAAACCCCAACAGGGATTAAAATAATACttggtgatttcttcccatttgcCTAATCGTTGGTTGCCAAGGTTACCCAGAACCTGTGCTTGTAGGAGGTAATATGTATTCGATGGAATAGTCGAGGTGCGGGCCAGCTGATACGAACACCactgttataaaaaaaaaaattagcataTGTTTGGCTACCACGTCTTACATGGATTTTAATATGCTGTTTCTTATTTGATAGAAGCAGAACAGATTGCTATTCCGTTCCTCTTCTAAGTAAATAAAATCAAGTGATAGATACTAAAGTTGATGCAAGCAGGTAGCTTTTCAGTTTCATATTGAACACACACCAGCCAATGATCAGTCAAACTATTGCCGGACAAAACTTTGGTAGATAAACCAAACTATTATGCATTTGGCTTAGGCTGTGTACATTTTACTCCATTGTGGAGATCTTATCCTTCAGGAGAACAAACAAAGAAAGACAAATAAGGCATTTGTATCTCATCTTTGAAAATTGATTTATCAGCCTTGGGTTTGTCATCCATTTGCTGGCCCATGCAATGTATGCTATCCTAGTTACCGCACTCCAACCTCCGGAGTGATTCATCATCAGGGCTGAACAGAAGCCCCTCTCCCGACGtaaaaacaacacaaaataatcCAGATCCTCTTAGGGTCCTCCCTGCTTCAGGCAGTTGCAGtgttcaggtttttttttttttttttttttttttgaataagcaGTTGCAGTGTTCAGATTATCTTTATCAATACTCTTAAAGAGGTGCAGCCAGAAGTCGTCCATGCTTCCCTACTCACTCATCATGTAGATAGCATTGCCAAATAGTTTCATTGTAGACAATGCTGTCCTCACGCTCCCGCACTACACATCTTTGCTTGTGATGATTCTATCACCTCTTATAGACATCATTTCTATAACAAGAAGTACGCCTTGGcctcaaaataattgaggttgGAGTTTGATATATGAATCCTCCCTGACCATGTTTCTCAATTTAAGCTTAACTCGTATCGTCATCATACCAAATAAAAAATAGAAGTGAAAAATAAtttgaatatatataaataataattgtaataataataataatagtaataacaataTTAATAATAATTCTCTATATTTTACAGGCTCATAAAACGCTctcgttattttcattttcatactgctttgatttgcttgtccTTATCTAACCTTTTTTGTCaggctttctcttgagccgagggtctttcgcaAACCGCCTCTCTACCttccaaggtagaggtaaggtctgcgtacactttaccctcccctgaccccacattgtgggatttcactgggtatgttgttgttgttgttttccaGGCATATAATCTATGATGAGGTAAAACATACTCCTAGAAAAGCAACAGGTTCAAATCAACGTTCTGACATGACTAAAACCTTTTACCAACTAGTAAATTATCACCCATATGGATCTTTTTCTTCCATTATGCCCTATGTTTTGCTAAGTCTGCATAGGATTCCTCATGAATTGACAAGTTTTATTCTAGCTGCTAGCCTACAACAACCTTCCTCCTTTATTTGGGTTTGAGACTGGAAACATGAGCAAGCTCACACAGGCGAGTAATTATTCTACAAATTTCAGGCTTTACTCTTTAATGTAACTTGAATGCTCTGAATAATTATTCAATCCATCCTCTGTTCCATTATACTGGTAAGAACATTTGATTTCCAGACAGAGCCTTACTTTTGGATCAATTTCTGGCATAATCCTTAAGAGGATGCGGCGTTTGGAGTAGTGAGACATGCTATCGACTTCCTATATGGTCCAGAAAGAAGCCAGTCACATTGCTGTAGATAATGAGATACCTTTTCTCATACCTTTTCGCACCATCCTCCTCATTCATCAGTGCAGATGTACCTTTTATAGTGATATAAAGGGGAGTGGAAATTTCTAAATTCATGCGTCATTGCGGTGATAATACATTGATGCTTGAACTAATTACTATGAGTTCTCGTCACCTTCTCATGAGTTATGGTTATATTTCAAAAGGTTGCAGGAATTTTTTCTCTTTGCTCTAGTGTACGATATTTTTTGATTCAAAAGGGGAGAAGTGTATGATTTGAATGATTAGATTGTTCGTCTATAAAAATTTCAACTTTATCTATTTTGTTATTGTAGGAACAAACGACCAGAGTTTACCGCATGGTTAGCGGAAATAAAGAAGGTACATAGTGGCTCTTTAAGCTTATGCATGTTGATCATCCACGCGGGACTTGTTGCAGGTTATGTCAATTGTTTTGATAAATTCTTTTGGTTAGGTCAAGCATTGTCCTGTTAGTGCACCATCGTGCATTTCGAAATGCCTCATTAAAAAAACTACCGTTGCATAATAGAACTCTGTATAAGATATTAGGTCTAGTTGTGGAGGTTTTCATTGCTTTTTTGATTTATAGATGAATCTGGAAAGTCTGCCAAATTGGGAAGAGAAGCAATTATTCAAGCAGTAAGTAAATCAAGCTGGGGAAAAGCTGGTTTTTATTAGCACCTGACTTTCCCTTTTCTGTACCTCTGTTTAAGCAATATATGCAAGGAACTTCCACTTTTGACAGTCAGCTATTGTGCAGATTCATGGAAGATCATAACACCGCAACCTTCCCTTCTAAAAAGTAAGGCTACTGCACTATATCAATCcattttttttgggggtggggttggggttcTTTCTATATTGATAATAAATATATTGAGTTGGGCTGTTTTGGTgtgctatgttgctcggactcccCAAAATTGTAGTCGCACCCGTGTTGGATTCTTCAAAACGCACTACTTTGGAGAATCCCACCCGCACTTGTCGACATTTctaaagagtccgagcaacatagttgGTGTGAGGCTTCTACAGGTAAGTATACAGATGCTTGATATTTGAGTGTTAGCAATAGCAATGTCATCTAACAGTACTTCTGTTATTCTTCATTTTTGCAGATATTATAACCTTGACGCCTATTACAAACGTAAAATGGAGAAGGAAATGAAAAGAGGTGTCAAGAAGGTTGTGGACAATGAACGTACTGTCTTCAATGATGAAGAAATACGCAGGTAAGTTAGTTATGTGCTGCTTCACGTTCATTGTTATGAACTTCCGCGTTGATGTCATTAGTTTGTTTATATGCTGATTTTGGAAGGCCTACTTCATTGAATCATCTGGTCCAACTTCCATTTATTCCTATTCATGCTACTTACTGGCCAGAGACAGTCACTATTGCGTTGTAGAAAATCGTTTTTTATGTTGACTAGTAGGAAGTCAGTTAAGGGCATGTCGTGAACTCAAGTCTTGATAGGGTACCAAGTTTGGTGTTTAAGTGGAGAAGGATAGTAGGACACACCTATTATCTACAGAATTTTGAGTTTCGAAGCTGAAAATAATGGATTTCATAGTAAAAGGAAAATAACTTTGAAGTCAGTTAGGAACTCCCAAATTTCTAATGTGGTCTCGCTCTCTTGGAAACTCTTTGAACAGAGTCACTATAAATATAATTCTTGCATCCTGGAAGCTATAGAATCCCAGGGTAGCAAGTACATATAGTTAGATATACTAGAGTATTTTTTTGAAGACAAATTATAGGGCATAGCTTTTGTCATTGGAAGGGGCAAAAGAGAGGGGATTTCATGTTTGTACTAAATTTTTTATAGGCTGGTTCTTGAATTGTTACCCATTATGTTATCTTAGGCAAGAATTGATGCGAGAACGTGAGAAGCACAAGGAAGAACAGGTGGAAGCATTGAAGCGCGAGATGCAGAGTGGAATGGTATATATTCTACTACCTTTAGCCTTCTCCATACAACAGGTGAAAAAGTACATAATGTGACAAACTACTTTTTTTTGGTTGTAAATTTGAATCTCTAAGGCGCAAGCAATGAAAGAACAAGCTCAATTAAGAGAAGAGATGGCTTATCAATACAAGCTTGGCAACTTTGAGGTGAGAATTATCCTGACATTTCATGATACTCTAATTGATTATACAATATTTTTTTTCCAGTCATTGATCTTATTTTCTGCTGTCCCGATAGGCTGCAGCTGCTATTCAGAGGCGTTTGGACCCCGATCTCCCTATGTAGATGAGGTCCTGCAAAATTTTGGTCTTGGCTACAACTGACTACCTTAGGTGCATTTATTTGAGCAAATATGATTGCAGATTCATATGCAAGTCTGCGCTTCTATATTACTAGCTACTACTACGCTAGATTAGTTAAAATCTGGTTCATGTATTGTTGTGTAATATTATGATATTATCCGCACTCCATCCTTTTTACTCTGTGCTCCACCATAATGCTATAGTGCCAAATTTACCTTGCATTAAGACTGATGTCGATTCCTCCTTACCCGGCACCTCAGATCATGCTTTCTATTTTCTTGTGCAAATTCTGTGGGTTTGCTTCTTCCAAGTAGTCTTAGCACTAATAATAACATTCATTtcgtatttattttataaacatgGTAGTAACTAGGGTATTTTATAGACAGGATatgacacagtttcagctcaccgaggacatgaccttagataggaggttgtggaggactcaaattaggatagaaggctaggtggctaatcctttcaccatagtagttgtagttttgctcatttgtttattgccatttgattgctgtttatatttgttgggccgttgtactttagttatctatagtagttaatgctcctttctttccggactgttttACCATGACTtgctcgcttttgttattccttgctttcatattgttttcgatatgcttggtcctatctaaccttttgtcttgtttttcctctcttgttctcctctcttgagctgagggtctttcggaaacagccgccctacctttcaaggtgggggttaggtctgcgtacactctaccctccccagaccccacatggcgggattatactgggctcgttgttgttgttgttggtagtaACTAGGGTGTCAAATGGCCTGGTTTAGTTGAATTTGAGCAGATCAAAATAGGATGTGTTAATAAATGGGCGGGTCAAGGGAAATGGAGTGGGGAAGTTTTCTGCCGGGGGATTGCTGTAATATGGTGAGGAAAAATGTGGGTTCATGAAATTGTTATCTTAAGAGAAAAAAGGAGAAAGATAAACAGTTCTGAACTCATTTTTAAAGTCGATAGTTAGATAGATGTATGGGACAAACGGATTCTTTTGATTTCTTTACTTCTgataaaaaaaagaattaaactaATTAATCATCTTATAGAGGGAGGTCATAGCTTCTCttatcataaatatttttaagGGTTAGGGAATTGTTTCAATAATTAGGACTCTTGCAAGTTCTAAAAtaaaatgcataaaaaaaaaaaaacaggggaAGCAGAGCTGAGCAAACTGTCAGTGGTCTCCCTCTCGTTCTGAATGAGAAAGCGGTATGTATGGTTTGGTGTATGCCTGAAAATTAGTCCAAAATGATACCATCAATTCCATGATAGACCATGATTAAGCACTTTTGACCGCGAGAGTCTTCCTACTCACAAGGACCAGAAATGTATACTAAGCACGTAAAGttcaggaaaaaaaaagggtTGACCTATAAAAAGTTACTACCTGTTAAaccttttcaaaaaataaatttgatGGGTTAGTTCATTACTTATTTTATTTCTCCAGATGTTACTAGTTGTTTAATCAGTTCTGATCCAAGTAAACTTCTAAAAGAATAAGTCTCGACTGATTGTTGATTCAATGCGTTTGAGACAAGAAGGGGTTGTGCTGATGCAAGGCACCCTTCACCTCCAATCTGAATTGTGGGTTCGAGTCACCTAGGGAGCAAAAAGGGAGAGTTCCTGGGGGGAGGGGTTTAAAAAAAAACCGTTTGATTGATTCAAATCTACCCCAGCATTTTCAAGGGGGAAATGCGCATATAGGCAAACATGGTCTCGGTTACGTGGTTTTATAGGTTAAATATATACACTTAGGCACCATAAAGATACTATAGCAATTGAGAGCATTTATGCAATTCTTTGTTTAGAGAGTTCAACACTATTTTTCAAGTGTGTAACGGACTAGGGTGGAAAGTTGGTCCTTTCTATTGTTGTATTTCGTTAAGTCCAGTTTCAGTTCAAATTATAGTAAGCTATTGAGTTTTAACCATTACTGCTTACCTAGAAGCTGTTGTAGGTTACAATTGCTTTTTAGAAAACAATTTGCTTTTACGTCAGAGTAGATTTGAAGGGGATGCACGATCAAGTGATTGTTGGGCAACGCTTAGGATTAATCTTGGGTTGCAAGTATTGTAATTCGAATGAAGCTCATTTGTTCCGGTGGAGTTTGAAGTTAAATCCTACCAGTAATTCGTGGTTTTTATACCTTTGAGCTGAGTGATTTTCCTCGTAAAAATCAGGTGTTCCTTATTCTTTCGTACTTTACAATTTCTAGTTGGTTTAACAAGAAACATATATAAGAATCAAGTTCGTGCAAGACGCAAGTTAGGCAAATTATAGGAGTTTTGCCAAACTTTGGTACAAGTGGAAGACCCAGTGGTACCCTTGTCAAAAAGCTGTCAATTGATACTCCTTTGCTGGAAAattacatttttttgcacggattgcccttcttttggggtggtctttaaattttgcccttcattttgtgttctttaagttttgccgttcgcttggatacctgaggttctgggttcgaacccccgctcaggcataaaattaaaaaataatttcgcaaggcagggctggggggagtgtatgccggatccggcatacaatccttaaggaaaaactaaagttatgccggagggggcagactttgccttgagacatatgtatatatatatatatattgtttacttttcaaggcaacttttaattatgccttaaggaaaagttccgccttatgaggtatacttttagttatgccttaactaaaagtgtgccgcataaaatataactaaaagtatgccccataaggcggaacttttccttaaggcataactaaaagtttgccttgaggATTAGTTCTGCCTTATGAagatacttttggttatgccttaattaaaagtctgctccataaggcatagttccttaaggaaaagttttgccccataaagcataactaaactatgcctcgaggaaaagttatgccccctccggcataactttagtttttccttaaggattttatgccggatccggcatacactccctccagtcatgccttgcgaaattatgtttttattttatgcctgagcgggggttcgaacccagaacctcaggtatccaagctaagggcaaaacttaaagaccacaaatatgaggggtaaaatttaaagac carries:
- the LOC132636481 gene encoding vicilin-like seed storage protein At2g18540 — its product is MAKERSKTPENENGAPSKRQHKSKSKRKNESESETESESEPEGDVRKHRRKRSRSRSQSRSGSSRRKSRDDYTDSDSGSSSEYSETESEEERRRRKRRERKRREEQRKLRKDKEKKRRKKEKEKKERKKKKKEKGKTGAVTNSWGKYGIIKETDMWNKRPEFTAWLAEIKKMNLESLPNWEEKQLFKQFMEDHNTATFPSKKYYNLDAYYKRKMEKEMKRGVKKVVDNERTVFNDEEIRRQELMREREKHKEEQVEALKREMQSGMAQAMKEQAQLREEMAYQYKLGNFEAAAAIQRRLDPDLPM